In a genomic window of Gossypium arboreum isolate Shixiya-1 chromosome 9, ASM2569848v2, whole genome shotgun sequence:
- the LOC108461872 gene encoding uncharacterized protein LOC108461872 — protein MAKGRRLSTSRSERYLGSFGYGHNQVETVTDETELGEEDVWSMVDTVSDRPDQGDGNPRSEWTTRVEHESNGNEHLGRRRIPRDERHVGGLSLAFEDSSSTKPRIVHQFRGHDKVAAAASPRGHKMATSAPVNVPDWSKIYRVDSVESIHDSDDCESEEMMPPHEYLAREYARSKKSGGASVFEGVGRTLKGRDLRRVRDAVWSQTGFDG, from the coding sequence ATGGCGAAAGGCCGGCGACTGTCCACCAGCAGAAGCGAACGGTACCTCGGGAGTTTCGGTTACGGTCACAACCAAGTGGAAACCGTCACGGACGAAACGGAACTCGGCGAGGAAGATGTCTGGTCCATGGTTGATACCGTCTCAGACCGACCCGACCAGGGTGACGGTAATCCGCGGAGCGAGTGGACTACACGCGTCGAGCATGAGAGTAATGGGAATGAGCACCTGGGCCGCCGCCGAATCCCTCGAGATGAGCGCCACGTGGGCGGATTGTCTTTGGCTTTCGAGGATTCTTCTTCGACCAAGCCTAGGATCGTGCACCAGTTTCGCGGCCACGACAAGGTGGCAGCCGCTGCTTCGCCACGTGGTCACAAGATGGCCACTTCAGCGCCAGTGAACGTGCCTGACTGGAGTAAGATTTACAGAGTGGACTCGGTGGAGTCTATACATGACTCGGATGATTGTGAGTCGGAGGAGATGATGCCGCCGCATGAGTACTTAGCACGTGAGTACGCCCGGAGTAAGAAATCTGGTGGGGCGTCGGTATTTGAAGGCGTTGGTCGCACGCTCAAGGGCCGCGACTTGAGGCGGGTCAGGGATGCAGTTTGGAGCCAAACCGGGTTTGATGGATAG